CTGCTGCATTCAGAGGAATTCGCCCGGAAAGTCACCGCCAGCATCGGCTGACGCGCGCGCAGGCGTGCATCGGGGTCAGGCCGGCGACTTCCCGGCGCGACGGGCGCCATCGGTTTTCTTCATCTGCGCCGCCTCGGCCAGGATCCAGTCGCGGAACGCCGTCACCAGGGGCGGCTCCGCCGCGCTGTCGGGACGGATCAGGAAATAGGCGAATTGCGCCGGCCCCTTGAGGGACAGATCGAAGGGCCGCACCAGCCGCCCGCTCGCCAGATCGTCCGCGGCCAGCGTCGAATCGCCGAGGACGACGCCCTGCCCGTCGATCGCGGCCTGCAGCGCCAGATCGGTCTGCGTGAAATGGATCCCGCGCGCGGCGCCCGCCTCCTTCGCCACGCCGGCCGCCAGCAGCCACATGTTCCAGTTCGGCCAGGTATCGTCCTGCGCGTTCCAGTCGACATGAATGAGCGTGTGGTGGCGCAGGTCCTTCGGCTGGCGAAGCGGATGGGCGCCCTTGAGGAGCTTCGGGCTGCAGACGGGGAAGATCACGTCGTCGAACAACCGGTCCGCCAGCAGGTCCGGATAGTCGCCTCTGCCGAACCGGATGCCGATATCGACATCCTCGCGCGCGAAATCGATCAGACGTTGCGAGACCTCGATCCGAACATCGGCCTCCGGATATTGCAGCAGAAAACGGTCGAGCCGCGGCACCAGCCATTTGGCCGCGAAGGAAGGCGAACTCGTGACCATCAATCTCGGCCGGCCGGCCGCCTCGCGCAGCCGCGCCACCGCCCGCCCCACCCGGTCGATCGCCTCCGCCGCGGCGTGACGCAGGATCTCCCCGGCGGGTGTCAGCCGGACCACGCGGCTGGTCCGCGCGAAAAGTTTCACGCCCAGCTGATCCTCGAGCTCGCGCACGAGATGGCTCACTGCGGCCGGCGTCACGCCGAGTTCGGCCGCAGCCTTGGTGAAGCTCGAATGGCGCGCCGCCGCCTCGAAACCGCGCAACCCGCCCAGTCCGGGAATGAAGGCCACCATGGTGTTATCTTCAAATAAAACTCACTGATAAGTCAAGGCGAAGTCGTTTGAGATCGCGGCTTTGAAGCCCTATCTCCTTTACCCAAGGATAAAATCCGATAAACAGATTTGAAGGATATCGCCATGTCGAACCGGCTCCAGCGCCGCACCGCTCCACGTGCCTTCCTGCCCGAGATTGGGCGCCAGGAACCTCCGCAAAACGGCCTCTCCCCTGCCCGCGCGGTGTGGCAGCATGTGATCGCCGCCCTGGCGCGGTGGCTCGACGGGCAGCGCGAACGGCGCGGCAGCGTCGTCCGGCTGCGGCATCTGAATGACTGGATGCTGCGCGATATCGGCATCGATCGCGACGACATCGAGGCCAGCGTCGATCGCGGCCTATGGGAGCTGAAGCTTCAGCAGGCCCAGCGCACAGGCCGCGAAATCCATTGCGGCCTGTGAGGGTCGAAGCGTCTTCGCCCGAGACCTCGAGGGCAGGCTCAGTTGACCGGCAGCGCCTCGAGCGTGAAGCCCTTGGGCAGCGTCGCATGCGCGAAGTCGAGCTTGTCGGCCACGACCGGAATTTCGACCTTGTAGTCGGGGGTGAACACGATCGAGAAGACCGCGTCGGTGATCTTGGCCGGATCCTTCTTTCCGTCC
The nucleotide sequence above comes from Hypericibacter terrae. Encoded proteins:
- the gcvA gene encoding transcriptional regulator GcvA → MVAFIPGLGGLRGFEAAARHSSFTKAAAELGVTPAAVSHLVRELEDQLGVKLFARTSRVVRLTPAGEILRHAAAEAIDRVGRAVARLREAAGRPRLMVTSSPSFAAKWLVPRLDRFLLQYPEADVRIEVSQRLIDFAREDVDIGIRFGRGDYPDLLADRLFDDVIFPVCSPKLLKGAHPLRQPKDLRHHTLIHVDWNAQDDTWPNWNMWLLAAGVAKEAGAARGIHFTQTDLALQAAIDGQGVVLGDSTLAADDLASGRLVRPFDLSLKGPAQFAYFLIRPDSAAEPPLVTAFRDWILAEAAQMKKTDGARRAGKSPA
- a CDS encoding DUF1127 domain-containing protein, with product MSNRLQRRTAPRAFLPEIGRQEPPQNGLSPARAVWQHVIAALARWLDGQRERRGSVVRLRHLNDWMLRDIGIDRDDIEASVDRGLWELKLQQAQRTGREIHCGL